A region of the Armatimonadota bacterium genome:
TCCTCGCAGTTCTGCTGATCGCGTGCCCCCTCGCACAGGCGTCCCTCGCGGACAACTTCGAGTCGTACGCCAACACGGCTGCGTTGAGTGGTCCCTACACTCAGTTCTATCCGGCCAACCCCTTCCTACTGGACACGACCAAAGGCTACCTGTCTTCCCAGTCGATCCAGTCGGGCGTGCACGCGAACACCCAGAACCGGATGTGGATCAACCTGCCCGGTGGACCTATTGCGGCCACCGATGCTAAGCCGATCAAGGTCGAGTTCATGATTGATATCGACACGAACATCTGGTCTGTGCGGGAATACATTGAGATCCGCTCCTATGCCGGTGGTGCGTACAACGCGGGTGCTCTTAACCAGCTCCTCGCCCTGGGCTTTACGTCTTCAGGCGTGGACACGAGCAGGATCAACCAGCGCATCCTGTACGGTCCGGGTGCAGGTTGGGGAAACCTCACGACCGCCTATGCCACCAGAGCAAGCGTCGCGGCAAGTGGAAATGACTGGACCAAGCTGGGGATGCTCATCAAGTCCAACACCGTCGAGTACTACGTCAATGACAACTTGGACTCGACGAAAGGCATAAACCCGGGTTTGCTGTATGACAGCATTGTCATCGGCTCGGGCCTGAGCACCACCGTCCCAGTGTGGTTCGACAATCTCAAGGTCGAGGTAGTTCCTGAGCCGAGCAGCCTGCTCGCACTCGGAACGGGCCTGATCGGACTTGTCGGCCTCGCAAGAAGGCGCAGAGCCTGACAACGGCACGAAACCTAGCCGATACAGAGCGGCCGTCGGAAGCAAGTCTTCCGGCGGCCGTGTTTTCATCGGGCCGAAGCGGGACTCGGACGAGCGGCCGCACAGCATGTTCCCCGCCGGTAAAAGTACCGGTTTTTGCCGAATACTATTGACGAAACGGCCATCCGGCCCTACAATCAAGGAACTAGAACTGTCGGTTCGCGGGACGAGGCCTCCGCCAGAGAGGTTCCCGCGCGTGACAGGCCCCGGGCGATGCGGCACCGCATGGACCCGATCGGGCCGTTCAAGACAGTCGTTGCGTGAAAACGAAATAGGAAAAGGGGAAAGAGATGAAGACAGTACGGGCTACACTTGTTGTAGCGGTCGTCGTGTTGCTGACATGCGCAGTCGCAGCACAGGCGGCCACGACAATCATCGAGAGCCGGGTAGCCGGCGGCGCGCAGAACCCGCTCTTCACCATGGCCGGCCCCGCAGCCA
Encoded here:
- a CDS encoding PEP-CTERM sorting domain-containing protein; the encoded protein is MTRMLLILAVLLIACPLAQASLADNFESYANTAALSGPYTQFYPANPFLLDTTKGYLSSQSIQSGVHANTQNRMWINLPGGPIAATDAKPIKVEFMIDIDTNIWSVREYIEIRSYAGGAYNAGALNQLLALGFTSSGVDTSRINQRILYGPGAGWGNLTTAYATRASVAASGNDWTKLGMLIKSNTVEYYVNDNLDSTKGINPGLLYDSIVIGSGLSTTVPVWFDNLKVEVVPEPSSLLALGTGLIGLVGLARRRRA